The Thermomicrobiales bacterium DNA window CGCAGGGTGAAATTGGTGACCCCGGTGAGCAGCAGCACAATGGGCCGCATGAGACGGGAAAGAATGTGAATGGGCTTGGCAATCTTGAGAGCGATCGAATCGGCATGGCTGACCGCGAGCGTCTTCGGAACCAGCTCCCCGTACACGATGCTGAAGAACGAAAGCAGAATGGTCACCACCACGAAGGCGATGGCCGCGGCGTTGTTCGCAATGAACCCCACAGGAACGTCGCTCAGTCCATCGTCGACATAGTTGGTCAAGGTAACAGCGCCCACCGCGGCGGCGAAGAACCCCGCTACGGTAATGCCGATCTGCACGGTCGCCAGAAAGCGGCCCGGATTCTCGGCCAGGTCGAGCGCGCGCGCGGCGGACTTGTTTCCCTCTTCGGAGAGTGCTCGCAGGCGCGGTTTGCTGGCGGAGACGAGCGCGAGCTCGGAAGCGGCCAGGAACGCGTTGACGCCGAGGAGCAACACGACGACGAGGAGTTCGACCAACAGGCGCGTCATAGAGAGAGCGTGAGAGCCTTTCGCGGAATCGGAGCGCGGCCACATCGTCCGTGCGGCCGGCCAACGTTTCGGGAGCAAATCGCCGAGCAAATGGGCGTCGGCAGAGATTCGCTCGTCCGCGTCAATTCTCCCAGAAGCAGGTTTGTATCGACAGGGCTGGACAAGTTGGCAATGGAAATGGAAAATTAGTCGTGACTAAACCGCGGCGCCGGTGCGGCGGATCGCGGTGTTTCCTCATTCGATGCAGTCTGCTCGCAGGCAAACTGCCAGAAAAGATGTTCATGAATCGGGTTCGATTGCGGGGTGTTGCCAGCGGCTGGCGATTCTTGTTGCTTGCGCTGCTGGCGGTGCTGATCCTGGCAGGTTGCGGACGAATTCCCGAAAAAACGACCCCCGACTTTTCCGACCGGACGATCAACGTGGTCACGACCACGGGGATGGTGGGCGATATCGTCAAGGAAGTCGGGGGAGACCGCCTGAACGTGACGACGCTGATGGGACCCGGCGTCGATCCCCATCTCTACAAGGCGAGCGAAGGGGACGTGGAGCGGCTGGACGAAGCCGATATCGTCTTCTATTCCGGCTTGCATCTGGAAGCGAAGTTGGCGGAAGTCTTCGAAAAGATGGGGGACAGTATCGTGACCGTACCCGTCACCGACCTGATTCCGCGCAGCGAGCTGCATGTGGTCGGATCTGGAGCATCGACCTATGACCCGCATGTCTGGTTCGATGTCTCGATGTGGTCGGATGCAGTCGAGTCGGTGCGGCGCACATTGGTCGAGGTCGATCCCACCCACGCGGCAGAGTACGACGAACGAGCCCAGGCCTATCAGGAAAAGCTGACCGCGCTGGACGAATATGTGCGCGCCGAGGCGAACACGATTCCGGAAGACAAGCGGGTGTTGATCACCGCGCACGATGCGTTCGGCTACTTCGCGGCGGCCTACGGATTCGACGTTCTGGGTTTGCAAGGTGTCAGCACCGCGACCGAGGCAGGCGCGGGCGATGTGCAGTCGCTGGCCAATTTCATCGTGGAAAACGAGATTCCGGCGATCTTCGTGGAAAGCTCGGTCTCCCCGCGCACCGTGCGCGCCCTGCAGGAAGCGGTGCGCGCGCAGGGTTACGACGTGCAGATCGGCGGATCGCTCTACTCGGACGCCATGGGCGATCCGGGTACCCCGGACGGAACCTATATCGGCATGGTGCGGCACAACATCGACACCATTGCGCACGCACTCAGGCAGGACGGAGCAGCGGAATCATGAGCGAGCAACGACCGGCTATCGACGTGGCCGACATGACCGCGGTGTATCACGAGCATCCGGTGCTGTGGGACGTCGATCTCCAGGTCCCCGCAGGTGTGTTGATGGCCATCGTGGGACCGAACGGCGCGGGCAAGACCACCCTGATCAAGTGCATTCTCGGATTGATCAAGCCCGTGGCGGGAAGCGTGCAGATCCAGGGGAAGCCGTATAGGGAGCAACGAGAGAAAGTCGCCTATGTGCCGCAGCGCGGCAGCGTCGATTGGGACTTTCCGACCAACGTGCTCGACGTCGTCGAAATGGGACGCTATGGCGCGCTTGGCTGGCTGAAACGGCCGGGCAAGCGGGAGCGCGACGCAGCATTGCAGGCACTGGAAAAGGTCGGTATGGCGAGCTTCGCCACGCGGCAGATCAGCCAACTCTCGGGCGGCCAGCAGCAGCGTGTTTTCCTGGCACGGGCGTTGGCGCAGGACGCCGACATCTACCTGATGGACGAACCGTTCCAGGGGGTGGACGCCACCACCGAGCGGGCGATCATCGAGCTCTTGCGCGAGCTGCGGGCGGCAGGGAAGACCGTGGTGGCGGTGCATCACGATTTACAGACCGTGCCGGAGTACTTCGATTGGGTCACGCTCCTGAATGTGCGCAAGATCGCAAGCGGTCCGGTGGATGATGTCTTCACCGACGAGAATCTGCGCGCCACATACGGCGGTGTGGTGGCCTTCGTCAATCTCAACGGGAACGGCAATGGGCATACCCACGATCCGCTGGGGCTCGAAGACGATTCGGCGGCCTGATCGATGGAGCACCTGGTCATCGCAAACCTGCTGGCCGTGCCAGACGTACTGCACGATCTGATCTTCGACTACACGTTGCGCACGGTGGCATTGGGCGCGGCGGTGATCGGCATCGTGGCCGGGGCGTTGGGCGCGTTCGCCGTCTTGCGGCGGCAGAGCCTGGTGGGCGACGCCATGTCGCATGCCGCGTTGCCGGGAATTGCCATCGCCTATCTCGTCACCGGCGAGAAGAGCAACGTCGTTCTTCTGACCGGCGCGGCGATTGCCGGCTGGTTGGCGACACTGGCAGTGCTCGGCATCGTGCGTACCTCGCGGGTCAAGTTCGATAGCGCGCTCGGGCTGGTGCTCTCGGTCTTTTTCGGGTTCGGTCTCATGTTGCTGACCTATAT harbors:
- a CDS encoding zinc ABC transporter substrate-binding protein; this translates as MNRVRLRGVASGWRFLLLALLAVLILAGCGRIPEKTTPDFSDRTINVVTTTGMVGDIVKEVGGDRLNVTTLMGPGVDPHLYKASEGDVERLDEADIVFYSGLHLEAKLAEVFEKMGDSIVTVPVTDLIPRSELHVVGSGASTYDPHVWFDVSMWSDAVESVRRTLVEVDPTHAAEYDERAQAYQEKLTALDEYVRAEANTIPEDKRVLITAHDAFGYFAAAYGFDVLGLQGVSTATEAGAGDVQSLANFIVENEIPAIFVESSVSPRTVRALQEAVRAQGYDVQIGGSLYSDAMGDPGTPDGTYIGMVRHNIDTIAHALRQDGAAES
- a CDS encoding metal ABC transporter ATP-binding protein codes for the protein MSEQRPAIDVADMTAVYHEHPVLWDVDLQVPAGVLMAIVGPNGAGKTTLIKCILGLIKPVAGSVQIQGKPYREQREKVAYVPQRGSVDWDFPTNVLDVVEMGRYGALGWLKRPGKRERDAALQALEKVGMASFATRQISQLSGGQQQRVFLARALAQDADIYLMDEPFQGVDATTERAIIELLRELRAAGKTVVAVHHDLQTVPEYFDWVTLLNVRKIASGPVDDVFTDENLRATYGGVVAFVNLNGNGNGHTHDPLGLEDDSAA